Proteins encoded together in one Microbacterium sp. ABRD28 window:
- a CDS encoding sugar ABC transporter permease, giving the protein MRTRSAPYLLIAPAMLLLIAFGVLPIMVAVVVSLTDMNLAGLGDWSRIEFIGVANYTQLFADPAFWQALWNTGIFAILGVPAVVVLSLIVALLLNRSQNRFFRALRSFYFLPAITAIVAISLVWGYLYNTQFGLFNYLLSLIGIPPVQWLSDPVMVKFSLVLVAVWRGTGLNIIIFLAALQSVPKEYLEAASLDGAGSMRTTVSVVIPLLRFAIFFVTITTIIAWLQFFDEPFVLTKGGPLGASTSVSLFLYQTGFSSSQFGYAAAGSVVLFVIIAVVTVIQLRGRKADVDY; this is encoded by the coding sequence ATGAGAACGCGCAGCGCTCCTTACCTGCTGATCGCCCCCGCGATGCTGCTGCTCATCGCCTTCGGGGTGCTGCCGATCATGGTGGCCGTCGTGGTCAGCCTCACCGACATGAACCTCGCGGGTCTGGGCGACTGGTCGCGCATCGAGTTCATCGGCGTCGCCAATTACACGCAGCTCTTCGCCGACCCGGCCTTCTGGCAGGCGCTGTGGAACACGGGCATCTTCGCGATCCTCGGGGTGCCTGCCGTGGTCGTGCTGTCGTTGATCGTCGCTCTTCTGCTCAACCGATCGCAGAACCGCTTCTTCCGCGCGCTGCGCTCGTTCTATTTCCTCCCCGCGATCACCGCGATCGTCGCCATCTCACTGGTATGGGGATACCTCTACAACACCCAGTTCGGCCTGTTCAACTATCTGCTCTCGCTGATCGGCATCCCGCCCGTGCAGTGGTTGAGCGACCCGGTGATGGTGAAGTTCTCGCTCGTGCTCGTCGCCGTCTGGCGCGGGACAGGTCTGAACATCATCATCTTCCTGGCCGCCCTGCAGAGCGTGCCGAAGGAGTACCTCGAAGCGGCGAGCCTCGATGGTGCCGGCTCGATGCGCACCACCGTCTCCGTCGTCATCCCGCTGCTGCGCTTCGCAATCTTCTTCGTGACGATCACAACGATCATCGCGTGGCTGCAGTTCTTCGATGAACCCTTCGTCCTCACCAAAGGCGGACCCCTCGGCGCCTCGACGAGCGTCTCGCTGTTCCTCTACCAAACGGGCTTCTCGTCGAGTCAGTTCGGTTATGCCGCGGCGGGCTCGGTGGTGCTCTTTGTGATCATCGCCGTCGTGACCGTCATCCAGCTTCGCGGAAGGAAAGCCGATGTCGATTACTGA
- a CDS encoding carbohydrate ABC transporter permease encodes MSITDLRQPLALDPELPATPPPRRPRHGSVPRSARTTTIIVGVALTVGAAITALPFFWMVFSSVKPRSESVAYPPALLPREPTFEFYVQLFQELDFGRYVLNTLAIVLISMIGLLLMAMAGYGFAKFTFRGREPLFFLVLITMMIPVQVTMIPTYLILNGMKLTNTLIGIALPTLVSGFSIFLFRQFMSTIPTEILEAARIDGASEMRIFLRIVLPMSRPIMAVQIVLTFIAGWNSFLWPLILANDERLYTLSVGVSLLNQQIATNPSLQMAAATLMVVPILIVFVIFQRSVVQGFALSGLK; translated from the coding sequence ATGTCGATTACTGACCTCCGCCAGCCGCTGGCCCTCGACCCCGAGCTGCCCGCGACACCGCCGCCGCGCCGACCGCGCCACGGGTCGGTTCCGCGCTCGGCCCGCACCACCACGATCATCGTCGGCGTCGCACTCACGGTCGGGGCTGCGATCACGGCGCTGCCGTTCTTCTGGATGGTGTTCAGCTCGGTGAAGCCGCGCAGCGAGTCGGTGGCCTACCCGCCCGCGCTCCTGCCGCGGGAGCCCACGTTCGAGTTCTACGTGCAGCTCTTCCAAGAGCTCGACTTCGGGCGATACGTGCTCAACACCCTGGCCATCGTCCTCATCAGCATGATCGGACTCCTGCTCATGGCGATGGCAGGCTACGGCTTCGCCAAATTCACCTTCCGCGGCCGTGAACCGCTGTTTTTCCTCGTGCTCATCACCATGATGATCCCCGTCCAGGTCACGATGATCCCGACCTACCTCATCCTCAACGGGATGAAGCTGACGAACACCCTCATCGGCATCGCCCTGCCCACGCTCGTCTCCGGGTTCAGCATCTTCCTTTTCCGCCAGTTCATGTCGACGATTCCGACCGAGATCCTCGAAGCGGCACGCATCGACGGGGCATCGGAGATGCGCATCTTCCTGCGCATCGTGCTTCCGATGTCGCGGCCCATCATGGCGGTGCAGATCGTGCTGACATTCATCGCCGGATGGAACAGCTTCCTCTGGCCGCTGATCCTCGCCAACGATGAGCGGCTCTACACCCTGTCCGTCGGGGTGTCGCTGCTGAATCAGCAGATCGCCACCAATCCCTCACTGCAGATGGCGGCCGCGACGCTCATGGTCGTGCCCATTCTCATCGTCTTCGTCATCTTCCAGCGTTCGGTCGTGCAGGGTTTCGCCCTGTCGGGCCTGAAATGA
- a CDS encoding TetR/AcrR family transcriptional regulator C-terminal domain-containing protein, whose amino-acid sequence MARPSKNILSTSAIARAALTLVERNGDFTIPGIAALLKVNPSSLYHHLPGGRTAIVHRVREELYARIDLAPLNDLGTPALERLRRWMQDVRSAMAQVPASVAVLVATPVQDARTLEIYESLFAILRDAGIPRDLRVTYAAMIDAVVLGSALDALSPAPLWRPGDLDLPELRSVAADGDDDTRASRGFSVAVDTLVDAVARAAD is encoded by the coding sequence ATGGCCCGACCGTCGAAGAACATCCTCTCGACCAGCGCGATCGCCCGGGCGGCGCTCACGCTGGTCGAGAGGAACGGCGACTTCACGATTCCCGGCATCGCCGCGCTCCTGAAGGTCAATCCGTCGTCGCTCTACCACCACCTCCCCGGCGGGCGCACCGCGATCGTGCACCGGGTGCGCGAGGAGCTCTACGCCCGCATCGACCTCGCACCACTGAACGACCTCGGCACACCCGCGCTGGAGCGGCTGCGCCGATGGATGCAGGATGTCCGGAGCGCGATGGCTCAGGTGCCCGCCTCGGTCGCGGTGCTCGTCGCCACCCCGGTGCAGGATGCCCGGACGCTGGAGATCTACGAATCCCTCTTCGCGATCCTGCGCGACGCCGGCATCCCCCGCGACCTCCGGGTCACCTACGCCGCCATGATCGACGCCGTCGTGCTGGGCTCGGCCCTCGACGCCCTCTCCCCCGCCCCGCTCTGGCGCCCCGGCGACCTCGACCTCCCCGAGCTGCGCTCGGTGGCCGCCGACGGCGACGACGATACCCGCGCCTCTCGAGGCTTCTCGGTCGCCGTCGACACGCTGGTCGACGCGGTCGCCCGCGCAGCGGACTGA
- a CDS encoding LacI family DNA-binding transcriptional regulator: protein MVSIADVAARAGVSPTTVSHALSGKRKVSDEVRLRVHSAMDELGYVPSRSAQSLASGKTRIVGLIVPDISNEFFAELTRGAELAAVEHGYNVILCTTGFDHEREINYLTMIRSRAVDGLVYAAGAPPSTSELGAILGDLPYVLVDEEVPGSPAPSFVSDNAAGGRVVAEHLLSLGHRRSVVLAAEGDLVSSVQRVAGFCDAWEEATGSRPAVREGAFTVSGGRRAIEHEVASIVGGEVTAVFAVNDLMALGAIDELDRAGISIPTDVSVVGFDDITAGHFARPRLTTVRQDVAGLGTRAVEALVSLLDGPPAPPRRTVLPVTLTVRDSTAPIRRGKEQ, encoded by the coding sequence ATGGTTTCCATCGCCGATGTTGCTGCGCGGGCTGGCGTCAGCCCGACGACGGTTTCGCACGCTCTCAGTGGAAAGCGGAAAGTCAGCGACGAGGTCCGGCTGCGCGTGCATTCGGCCATGGATGAATTGGGCTATGTTCCCAGCCGATCCGCGCAGAGTCTCGCGAGCGGAAAGACCCGGATCGTGGGGCTCATCGTCCCCGACATCAGCAACGAGTTCTTCGCGGAGCTCACGCGGGGCGCGGAGCTCGCAGCTGTCGAGCACGGCTACAACGTCATTCTGTGCACCACCGGGTTCGACCACGAGCGCGAGATCAATTACCTGACGATGATCCGGTCGCGCGCCGTCGACGGGCTCGTGTACGCCGCCGGTGCGCCGCCCAGCACTTCGGAGCTGGGTGCGATCCTCGGTGACCTGCCCTACGTTCTCGTCGACGAGGAAGTCCCCGGGTCGCCCGCTCCCTCCTTCGTCTCCGACAACGCCGCCGGTGGTCGGGTGGTCGCCGAGCATCTCCTGAGCCTCGGGCATCGCCGAAGCGTCGTCCTGGCTGCGGAAGGCGATCTGGTCAGCAGTGTCCAGCGTGTCGCAGGCTTCTGCGACGCCTGGGAGGAGGCAACGGGATCACGTCCCGCGGTACGCGAAGGAGCCTTCACCGTCAGCGGCGGACGTCGAGCGATAGAGCACGAGGTCGCGTCCATCGTCGGGGGTGAGGTCACCGCCGTGTTCGCAGTCAACGACCTCATGGCGCTCGGCGCGATCGATGAGCTCGACCGCGCCGGCATCAGCATCCCCACCGACGTGTCGGTCGTCGGTTTCGACGACATCACCGCCGGCCACTTCGCGCGCCCGCGCCTGACCACCGTGCGTCAAGACGTCGCAGGCCTCGGCACCCGGGCGGTCGAGGCGCTCGTCTCACTGCTCGACGGTCCGCCCGCCCCCCCTCGTCGCACCGTGCTCCCGGTCACACTCACCGTGCGCGACTCAACGGCGCCGATTCGGCGCGGAAAGGAGCAGTGA
- a CDS encoding cellulase family glycosylhydrolase has protein sequence MTRSSRFVHADGTRLVAPDGRPLLLRGMGLGNWLLPEGYMWRFGDEMSSPRQIEARIDALVGPERAAEFWRRYRQAFLTERDVARIAAHGFDHVRLPLNSRSLITEDGHLLEDGFAPIDDLLGWCRTHGLLVLLDLHGAPGGQTGTNIDDSPNGRPELFMDATWRALTIRLWEGLAHRYRDDPAVLGYDLLNEPLPNEWQHVYADELVSLYRDLTRAIRAIDPDHLIMYEGSHWATNWDIFDEVWDDNSALQFHRYWCPPDETSIAPYLRARDDLGVPIYMGEGGENTPEWIYTAHRLYERHDIGWNFWPWKKLDTRTSPVSARRPEGWDLIADPTQQPDSDTAWRIMNEFLAAIDIDACSENPEIVNAMLGRGPVTVPAWGHAPSAPEEAGHLAALGETTRWHHTAGEPYSPEEALPIALAAGDERRYALSAEPRGWHVDADFPGHIAAHFARGHLTVRATADAELHRIHVS, from the coding sequence GTGACCCGATCCTCCCGTTTCGTCCACGCCGACGGCACCCGACTCGTCGCACCCGACGGGCGGCCCCTGCTGCTGCGAGGAATGGGCCTGGGCAACTGGCTCCTCCCCGAGGGATACATGTGGCGCTTCGGCGACGAGATGAGCTCGCCACGGCAGATCGAAGCGCGAATCGATGCCCTGGTAGGCCCCGAGCGCGCCGCTGAGTTCTGGCGTCGCTACCGGCAGGCATTCCTCACAGAACGAGACGTCGCCCGCATCGCCGCGCACGGATTCGACCACGTCCGCCTTCCGCTGAATTCGCGGTCGCTCATCACCGAGGACGGTCACCTGCTCGAGGACGGTTTCGCACCCATCGACGACCTGCTCGGGTGGTGCCGCACCCACGGACTGCTCGTGCTGCTCGACCTGCACGGCGCACCCGGCGGGCAGACCGGGACGAACATCGACGACTCACCGAACGGCAGACCCGAGCTGTTCATGGACGCGACGTGGCGTGCCCTCACGATCCGCCTCTGGGAGGGGCTTGCTCACCGGTACCGCGACGACCCCGCGGTGCTGGGCTACGACCTGCTGAACGAGCCCCTGCCGAACGAATGGCAGCACGTCTACGCCGACGAACTCGTCAGCCTCTACCGCGACCTGACTCGTGCCATCCGCGCCATCGATCCCGACCATCTGATCATGTACGAGGGAAGTCACTGGGCCACGAACTGGGACATCTTCGATGAGGTCTGGGACGACAACAGCGCCCTGCAGTTCCACCGGTACTGGTGCCCGCCCGACGAGACGAGCATCGCCCCCTACCTACGGGCGCGGGATGACCTCGGCGTGCCGATCTATATGGGCGAGGGCGGAGAGAACACGCCGGAATGGATCTATACGGCCCACCGCCTGTACGAGCGCCACGACATCGGCTGGAACTTCTGGCCGTGGAAGAAGCTCGACACCCGCACCTCGCCGGTCTCGGCCCGGCGGCCGGAGGGCTGGGACCTCATCGCCGATCCCACCCAGCAGCCCGACAGCGACACGGCATGGCGCATCATGAACGAGTTCCTCGCGGCCATCGACATCGACGCCTGCAGCGAGAACCCGGAGATCGTCAACGCCATGCTCGGTCGCGGCCCGGTCACGGTGCCCGCCTGGGGGCACGCGCCGTCCGCGCCCGAAGAGGCCGGGCATCTCGCCGCGCTCGGTGAGACGACCCGCTGGCATCACACCGCGGGTGAGCCGTACAGCCCGGAGGAGGCGCTCCCGATCGCACTGGCCGCCGGAGACGAACGCCGCTACGCCCTGAGCGCGGAGCCACGCGGGTGGCACGTCGACGCCGACTTTCCCGGCCACATCGCCGCGCACTTCGCACGAGGGCATCTCACGGTCCGAGCCACCGCGGACGCCGAACTGCATCGCATACACGTGAGCTGA
- a CDS encoding Zn-dependent alcohol dehydrogenase, producing the protein MTAATRTQAAVYTGADRLDIREVELRAPGRGEVLVRIGASGVCGSDRHVLDGDWQMPTPTIMGHEGAGVVEAIGEGVTSLEVGDHVIMTWFYPCGVCASCRQGRTWVCTGSRSEECLLPDGSTPTTLDGNRAFPYLAVGSMSERVVVAEQAAVRIPPGVPFDVAALIGCSIATGVGAVVNDARVQPGRSAVVIGAGGVGLSIIMGLALAGASPIIAADVTDDALALAREFGATHTIRSGADLAERVREIVPDGADFAFEAIGRPDTIALMPATVQRGGTAVIVGLPPQDRPVPIDALALAEEGKSLLGSNYGATVPARDFPLLSRLYLDGKLPIDRLITNRFALQDVNDAFDLMRAGAKGRSVLVF; encoded by the coding sequence ATGACCGCTGCAACCCGCACCCAGGCCGCCGTCTACACCGGCGCCGACCGCCTCGACATCCGAGAGGTCGAGCTTCGCGCCCCCGGGCGCGGGGAGGTTCTGGTGCGCATCGGCGCCTCCGGCGTCTGCGGCTCCGACCGGCACGTGCTCGACGGCGATTGGCAGATGCCGACGCCCACGATCATGGGGCACGAGGGTGCCGGGGTCGTGGAGGCGATCGGTGAGGGCGTGACGTCGCTCGAGGTCGGCGATCACGTCATCATGACCTGGTTCTATCCCTGCGGCGTGTGCGCGAGCTGCCGCCAGGGTCGCACCTGGGTGTGCACGGGGTCGCGGTCGGAGGAGTGCCTCCTGCCCGATGGGTCCACCCCCACCACGCTCGACGGCAATCGGGCGTTCCCGTATCTCGCCGTCGGGTCGATGAGCGAACGCGTCGTTGTGGCAGAACAGGCCGCAGTACGGATTCCCCCCGGTGTCCCCTTCGACGTCGCGGCGCTCATCGGCTGCTCGATCGCCACCGGTGTCGGCGCGGTCGTCAACGACGCTCGGGTGCAGCCCGGGCGCTCGGCGGTCGTGATCGGCGCCGGCGGCGTGGGCCTCAGCATCATCATGGGGCTGGCCCTCGCCGGCGCGAGCCCAATCATCGCCGCGGATGTGACCGATGACGCCCTCGCCCTCGCCCGCGAGTTCGGCGCCACCCACACCATCCGCTCGGGCGCTGACCTTGCCGAGCGGGTGCGCGAGATCGTCCCCGACGGCGCCGATTTCGCGTTCGAGGCGATCGGTCGCCCCGATACGATCGCTCTCATGCCGGCGACCGTGCAGCGTGGGGGCACCGCGGTGATCGTGGGCCTTCCGCCGCAAGACCGCCCCGTGCCGATCGACGCGCTCGCCCTGGCTGAGGAGGGCAAGTCGCTTCTCGGGTCGAACTACGGCGCCACCGTGCCGGCGCGCGATTTCCCGCTACTGTCGCGCCTCTATCTCGACGGCAAACTCCCGATCGATCGACTGATCACGAACCGCTTCGCTCTGCAGGATGTCAACGACGCGTTCGACCTCATGCGCGCCGGCGCCAAGGGTCGCAGCGTGCTCGTGTTTTAG
- a CDS encoding cytosine permease yields MSAPTRRDKRATTLADPMLSSEHVFGTFPLLKNERTWSGLDFTWVNTALAIATWAFLVGGSTALLVGFVDGIAAMLIGNAIGLCIMVLASVVASQRWGSEQYTLLRGAFGVVGVGILVFTVILITEMGWSSLLAVMAGRATSQVASTFAGVAFDQYGPLVTVGGLVAILLAWWVLSRGPVTIGRFNAIIAPGLAIITVVMMVFLVVNTSWGSLIDAAPLAPFDNEVLNFMVAVEFNVGVGVSWYPVMGSLARMTRTRKAAVWPAYGGLLIATLIAQLVGMAAALTLGDSDPTVWMVPFGGAVLGVAVLIFIAFANITSMSSIVYSTILAIRQSSGRLLARVPWKVLTAAFFVLPAIMTFFPQFMYEQFIVFVTLSGAFLASVCGVALADYFILRKQRVDLRELHLAQRGTLYRFQGGINWAGMIALLAGAAFFLWLYNPITLETQPLFLVVTASLPAALIAAVVYLGLSALLYRKRPLELDA; encoded by the coding sequence GTGAGCGCCCCGACCCGCCGCGACAAGCGCGCCACGACGCTGGCCGACCCGATGCTCTCGAGCGAACACGTCTTCGGCACCTTTCCGCTGCTGAAGAACGAGCGCACCTGGAGTGGGCTCGACTTCACGTGGGTCAACACCGCGCTCGCGATCGCCACCTGGGCCTTCCTCGTCGGCGGTTCGACCGCCCTCCTCGTCGGCTTCGTCGACGGGATCGCCGCGATGCTCATCGGCAACGCCATCGGCCTCTGCATCATGGTGCTCGCGTCGGTCGTCGCCTCGCAGCGCTGGGGGTCGGAGCAGTACACGCTGCTGCGCGGAGCCTTCGGGGTGGTCGGTGTGGGCATCCTCGTGTTCACCGTCATCCTCATCACCGAGATGGGCTGGTCGTCGCTCCTCGCGGTCATGGCCGGCCGCGCCACCAGCCAGGTCGCCTCGACCTTCGCCGGGGTGGCGTTCGATCAGTACGGGCCGCTCGTCACCGTCGGGGGACTCGTCGCCATCCTGCTCGCCTGGTGGGTGCTCTCGCGGGGCCCCGTCACCATCGGCCGCTTCAACGCGATCATCGCCCCCGGCCTTGCCATCATCACAGTGGTGATGATGGTCTTCCTCGTCGTCAACACCTCGTGGGGCTCGCTCATCGACGCAGCCCCGCTGGCACCGTTCGACAACGAGGTGCTGAACTTCATGGTCGCGGTGGAGTTCAACGTCGGCGTCGGGGTGTCGTGGTACCCCGTCATGGGCTCGCTCGCCCGCATGACCCGCACTCGCAAGGCGGCGGTGTGGCCGGCCTACGGCGGACTGCTCATCGCCACCCTCATCGCCCAGCTGGTCGGCATGGCCGCCGCGCTCACCCTCGGCGACTCCGACCCGACGGTGTGGATGGTGCCCTTCGGCGGTGCGGTGCTCGGTGTGGCTGTGCTGATCTTCATCGCGTTCGCGAACATCACCTCGATGTCGTCGATCGTGTACTCCACGATCCTCGCGATCCGGCAATCCTCCGGGCGTCTCCTCGCGCGGGTGCCGTGGAAGGTTCTCACCGCGGCGTTCTTCGTGCTGCCGGCGATCATGACCTTCTTCCCGCAGTTCATGTACGAGCAGTTCATCGTCTTCGTCACCCTGTCGGGTGCGTTCCTGGCATCCGTCTGCGGTGTCGCGCTCGCTGACTACTTCATCCTCCGCAAGCAGCGGGTCGACCTGCGCGAGCTTCACCTGGCGCAGCGCGGCACGCTGTACCGGTTCCAGGGCGGCATCAACTGGGCGGGCATGATCGCCCTGCTCGCGGGCGCGGCATTCTTCCTGTGGCTGTACAACCCGATCACGCTCGAAACGCAGCCGCTGTTCCTCGTCGTGACCGCATCGCTCCCGGCGGCCCTCATCGCCGCGGTGGTCTACCTCGGCCTGAGCGCCCTCCTGTACCGCAAGCGCCCCCTGGAGCTCGACGCATGA
- a CDS encoding ROK family transcriptional regulator yields MTTIHHDPLAGTKYGRLIVNGRSDPRPGQVMPEASTVTSLRQRNRSLLLKQIILRQETTRAELAHLTGLSAASAANIVAELIDEGLVEERGNRSSQGGRPITVVGPRADRAITIGIDVGERGVAAEVFDLSMTRVDREFRGGQIEESPDLIAADIRAAIDALRDRNGDRWGDLIGIGLGLPGIVETDLVGTQTLYAQSLGWPALDVVDLCSAVDVPVFAENGAKLQARVEHWFGNARDCDHALVAMLGRGVGLGIITAGEVATGSRSAAGEWGHTTLMLDGEPCRCGNRGCVEAYLGADAIVHRWRDTGAQPSGSGWTALTSLIEAADAGDPAAADLTAHVIDELGAALGSLVNLFNPERVLIGGWVGGRLIEAYRDELEAAIVAHALPRPGSQFTLHPTHFAGDAVAAGAGLLPLEALIVSGWSTAG; encoded by the coding sequence ATGACCACGATTCACCACGATCCGCTGGCGGGCACGAAGTATGGTCGACTCATCGTGAACGGACGAAGCGACCCGCGGCCCGGGCAAGTGATGCCCGAGGCGTCGACGGTGACTTCGCTTCGACAGCGGAACCGGTCGCTCCTGCTGAAGCAGATCATCCTGCGGCAGGAGACCACCCGCGCGGAGCTCGCCCACCTCACGGGGCTGTCCGCCGCTTCGGCGGCCAATATCGTCGCCGAGCTCATCGATGAGGGACTCGTCGAAGAGCGGGGAAATCGGTCATCGCAGGGTGGCCGCCCCATCACCGTCGTCGGCCCGCGCGCCGACCGTGCAATCACGATCGGCATCGATGTCGGAGAGCGCGGCGTCGCCGCAGAGGTCTTCGATCTGTCGATGACACGCGTCGACCGGGAGTTCCGCGGCGGCCAGATCGAGGAGTCTCCCGACCTCATCGCGGCCGACATCCGAGCCGCTATCGACGCTCTCCGTGATCGCAACGGCGACCGCTGGGGCGACCTCATCGGCATCGGTCTGGGACTTCCCGGCATCGTGGAGACCGACCTGGTGGGAACGCAGACGCTTTACGCGCAGAGCCTCGGCTGGCCGGCCCTGGATGTGGTCGATCTCTGTTCGGCTGTCGATGTACCGGTCTTCGCAGAGAACGGTGCGAAACTCCAGGCGCGCGTCGAGCACTGGTTCGGCAATGCCCGAGACTGCGACCACGCCCTCGTAGCCATGCTGGGCCGCGGGGTCGGACTGGGAATCATCACCGCGGGTGAGGTCGCGACCGGTAGCCGGTCGGCTGCGGGAGAGTGGGGGCATACCACCCTGATGCTCGACGGAGAGCCGTGTCGATGCGGCAACCGGGGGTGTGTCGAGGCCTACCTCGGTGCGGACGCCATCGTGCATCGCTGGCGCGACACCGGTGCTCAGCCGAGCGGCTCGGGATGGACGGCGCTCACCTCGCTCATCGAGGCCGCCGACGCCGGCGATCCGGCGGCTGCCGACCTCACCGCACACGTCATCGATGAGCTGGGCGCAGCCCTCGGCAGCCTGGTGAACCTCTTCAATCCCGAGCGGGTTCTCATCGGCGGGTGGGTGGGCGGTCGTCTGATCGAGGCCTACCGCGACGAACTCGAGGCCGCGATCGTCGCGCACGCCCTTCCTCGGCCAGGGTCGCAGTTCACCCTCCACCCGACGCACTTCGCCGGGGACGCGGTCGCTGCCGGAGCAGGACTGCTTCCTCTGGAAGCCCTCATCGTGAGCGGCTGGAGCACCGCTGGCTGA